The following coding sequences lie in one Apium graveolens cultivar Ventura chromosome 1, ASM990537v1, whole genome shotgun sequence genomic window:
- the LOC141720053 gene encoding uncharacterized protein LOC141720053 isoform X1, producing MNSDASSSQHFSSTRIRLLQEDIINCQNNSPLGLRLDKTQSFLSLVESKLSKTRKFPAKMDSEKLKASNMSATFVKIGNWEVLARHEGHVVAKCYYAKKKIVWEVLEGALKRKIEIHWADIIGINAVIKDNECGILLIELGNPPAYYREFDPMPRKHTVWQQASDFTGGQAPLLRRHLLIFPPGVLDRHYEKLLQFDKRLFELSQKPFPTQNNQYFYSNIQSYAPYPSNFTENNNMLSFNVQYDLTNFPTSHGDQNYNQTLHHAIVDTSSPTSVTDFPIDVAERNCVLENQGTAFSTASVNIIPGQSYHAMYLQDSGYTYQNYPYRAYGEELGMVIGNGGIPMTEIEQHLLGDSELVGTNEAALSARVRSLDSFLELDEGNPTDITNRNNINTSQMISENENFGYCLGASVQVHPYDNVNMSFSPSANPSFSADFLPVFECHWP from the exons ATGAACTCTGATGCGTCAAGCTCTCAACATTTCTCTTCCACCCGAATCAGGCTTCTACAG GAAGATATCATTAATTGTCAGAATAACAGTCCTCTGGGGCTGAGATTAGACAAAACACAATCATTTTTAAGTTTAGTAGAATCAAAGCTATCTAAAACGAGGAAATTTCCGGCAAAGATGGATTCGGAGAAGTTGAAGGCTTCGAATATGTCTGCAACATTTGTGAAAATTGGGAATTGGGAG GTTTTGGCTAGGCATGAAGGTCATGTAGTAGCAAAATGTTACTATGCAAAAAAGAAAATTGTCTGGGAAGTTCTAGAGGGAGCATTGAAGAGAAAGATTGAGATACACTGGGCTGATATCATTGGAATTAATGCTGTGATTAAAGATAATGAGTGTGGAATTTTGTTAATAGAG CTAGGCAATCCACCTGCATATTACAGGGAATTTGATCCTATGCCGCGGAAGCATACTGTTTGGCAACAAGCGTCAGATTTTACCGGTGGCCAAGCTCCCTTACTCAG GAGGCACTTACTTATCTTTCCTCCGGGAGTTCTCGATCGACATTACGAAAAACTTCTGCAATTTGACAAACGTTTGTTCGAACTGAGCCAGAAACCATTTCCAACTCAGAACAATCAATACTTCTACTCAAATATCCAAAGTTATGCACCGTATCCCAGCAATTTCACCGAGAACAACAATATGTTGAGTTTCAACGTGCAGTATGACCTCACAAACTTTCCAACTTCACACGGTGATCAAAATTATAACCAAACTTTACATCACGCTATTGTGGATACGTCCTCTCCAACATCCG TGACGGATTTTCCAATAGATGTGGCAGAAAGAAACTGCGTGCTTGAAAATCAAGGAACAGCGTTTTCTACTGCAAGTGTAAACATCATTCCAGGACAATCATATCACGCTATGTATTTACAAGATTCTGGTTATACCTACCAAAATTATCCGTACAGAGCATACGGGGAGGAATTAGGAATGGTTATCGGAAATGGTGGAATACCAATGACTGAAATTGAACAGCATTTGCTTGGTGACTCTGAACTTGTTGGCACCAATGAAGCTGCTCTTTCAGCAAGAGTTCGTTCACTGGATTCATTTCTTGAACTAGATGAAGGGAATCCTACAGATATCACAAACAGAAACAACATCAACACAAGCCAAATGATTAGTGAAAATGAAAATTTTGGATATTGCCTTGGAGCAAGCGTCCAAGTACATCCTTACGACAATGTAAACATGTCATTTAGTCCCTCAGCTAACCCATCATTTTCTGCAGATTTCTTGCCTGTTTTTGAGTGTCATTGGCCATAA
- the LOC141720053 gene encoding uncharacterized protein LOC141720053 isoform X3, with amino-acid sequence MRYRSFVLEDIINCQNNSPLGLRLDKTQSFLSLVESKLSKTRKFPAKMDSEKLKASNMSATFVKIGNWEVLARHEGHVVAKCYYAKKKIVWEVLEGALKRKIEIHWADIIGINAVIKDNECGILLIELGNPPAYYREFDPMPRKHTVWQQASDFTGGQAPLLRRHLLIFPPGVLDRHYEKLLQFDKRLFELSQKPFPTQNNQYFYSNIQSYAPYPSNFTENNNMLSFNVQYDLTNFPTSHGDQNYNQTLHHAIVDTSSPTSVTDFPIDVAERNCVLENQGTAFSTASVNIIPGQSYHAMYLQDSGYTYQNYPYRAYGEELGMVIGNGGIPMTEIEQHLLGDSELVGTNEAALSARVRSLDSFLELDEGNPTDITNRNNINTSQMISENENFGYCLGASVQVHPYDNVNMSFSPSANPSFSADFLPVFECHWP; translated from the exons ATGCGATACAGATCTTTTGTTTTG GAAGATATCATTAATTGTCAGAATAACAGTCCTCTGGGGCTGAGATTAGACAAAACACAATCATTTTTAAGTTTAGTAGAATCAAAGCTATCTAAAACGAGGAAATTTCCGGCAAAGATGGATTCGGAGAAGTTGAAGGCTTCGAATATGTCTGCAACATTTGTGAAAATTGGGAATTGGGAG GTTTTGGCTAGGCATGAAGGTCATGTAGTAGCAAAATGTTACTATGCAAAAAAGAAAATTGTCTGGGAAGTTCTAGAGGGAGCATTGAAGAGAAAGATTGAGATACACTGGGCTGATATCATTGGAATTAATGCTGTGATTAAAGATAATGAGTGTGGAATTTTGTTAATAGAG CTAGGCAATCCACCTGCATATTACAGGGAATTTGATCCTATGCCGCGGAAGCATACTGTTTGGCAACAAGCGTCAGATTTTACCGGTGGCCAAGCTCCCTTACTCAG GAGGCACTTACTTATCTTTCCTCCGGGAGTTCTCGATCGACATTACGAAAAACTTCTGCAATTTGACAAACGTTTGTTCGAACTGAGCCAGAAACCATTTCCAACTCAGAACAATCAATACTTCTACTCAAATATCCAAAGTTATGCACCGTATCCCAGCAATTTCACCGAGAACAACAATATGTTGAGTTTCAACGTGCAGTATGACCTCACAAACTTTCCAACTTCACACGGTGATCAAAATTATAACCAAACTTTACATCACGCTATTGTGGATACGTCCTCTCCAACATCCG TGACGGATTTTCCAATAGATGTGGCAGAAAGAAACTGCGTGCTTGAAAATCAAGGAACAGCGTTTTCTACTGCAAGTGTAAACATCATTCCAGGACAATCATATCACGCTATGTATTTACAAGATTCTGGTTATACCTACCAAAATTATCCGTACAGAGCATACGGGGAGGAATTAGGAATGGTTATCGGAAATGGTGGAATACCAATGACTGAAATTGAACAGCATTTGCTTGGTGACTCTGAACTTGTTGGCACCAATGAAGCTGCTCTTTCAGCAAGAGTTCGTTCACTGGATTCATTTCTTGAACTAGATGAAGGGAATCCTACAGATATCACAAACAGAAACAACATCAACACAAGCCAAATGATTAGTGAAAATGAAAATTTTGGATATTGCCTTGGAGCAAGCGTCCAAGTACATCCTTACGACAATGTAAACATGTCATTTAGTCCCTCAGCTAACCCATCATTTTCTGCAGATTTCTTGCCTGTTTTTGAGTGTCATTGGCCATAA
- the LOC141720053 gene encoding uncharacterized protein LOC141720053 isoform X2, whose product MNSDASSSQHFSSTRIRLLQEDIINCQNNSPLGLRLDKTQSFLSLVESKLSKTRKFPAKMDSEKLKASNMSATFVKIGNWEVLARHEGHVVAKCYYAKKKIVWEVLEGALKRKIEIHWADIIGINAVIKDNECGILLIELGNPPAYYREFDPMPRKHTVWQQASDFTGGQAPLLRRHLLIFPPGVLDRHYEKLLQFDKRLFELSQKPFPTQNNQYFYSNIQSYAPYPSNFTENNNMLSFNVQYDLTNFPTSHGDQNYNQTLHHAIVDTSSPTSDVAERNCVLENQGTAFSTASVNIIPGQSYHAMYLQDSGYTYQNYPYRAYGEELGMVIGNGGIPMTEIEQHLLGDSELVGTNEAALSARVRSLDSFLELDEGNPTDITNRNNINTSQMISENENFGYCLGASVQVHPYDNVNMSFSPSANPSFSADFLPVFECHWP is encoded by the exons ATGAACTCTGATGCGTCAAGCTCTCAACATTTCTCTTCCACCCGAATCAGGCTTCTACAG GAAGATATCATTAATTGTCAGAATAACAGTCCTCTGGGGCTGAGATTAGACAAAACACAATCATTTTTAAGTTTAGTAGAATCAAAGCTATCTAAAACGAGGAAATTTCCGGCAAAGATGGATTCGGAGAAGTTGAAGGCTTCGAATATGTCTGCAACATTTGTGAAAATTGGGAATTGGGAG GTTTTGGCTAGGCATGAAGGTCATGTAGTAGCAAAATGTTACTATGCAAAAAAGAAAATTGTCTGGGAAGTTCTAGAGGGAGCATTGAAGAGAAAGATTGAGATACACTGGGCTGATATCATTGGAATTAATGCTGTGATTAAAGATAATGAGTGTGGAATTTTGTTAATAGAG CTAGGCAATCCACCTGCATATTACAGGGAATTTGATCCTATGCCGCGGAAGCATACTGTTTGGCAACAAGCGTCAGATTTTACCGGTGGCCAAGCTCCCTTACTCAG GAGGCACTTACTTATCTTTCCTCCGGGAGTTCTCGATCGACATTACGAAAAACTTCTGCAATTTGACAAACGTTTGTTCGAACTGAGCCAGAAACCATTTCCAACTCAGAACAATCAATACTTCTACTCAAATATCCAAAGTTATGCACCGTATCCCAGCAATTTCACCGAGAACAACAATATGTTGAGTTTCAACGTGCAGTATGACCTCACAAACTTTCCAACTTCACACGGTGATCAAAATTATAACCAAACTTTACATCACGCTATTGTGGATACGTCCTCTCCAACATCCG ATGTGGCAGAAAGAAACTGCGTGCTTGAAAATCAAGGAACAGCGTTTTCTACTGCAAGTGTAAACATCATTCCAGGACAATCATATCACGCTATGTATTTACAAGATTCTGGTTATACCTACCAAAATTATCCGTACAGAGCATACGGGGAGGAATTAGGAATGGTTATCGGAAATGGTGGAATACCAATGACTGAAATTGAACAGCATTTGCTTGGTGACTCTGAACTTGTTGGCACCAATGAAGCTGCTCTTTCAGCAAGAGTTCGTTCACTGGATTCATTTCTTGAACTAGATGAAGGGAATCCTACAGATATCACAAACAGAAACAACATCAACACAAGCCAAATGATTAGTGAAAATGAAAATTTTGGATATTGCCTTGGAGCAAGCGTCCAAGTACATCCTTACGACAATGTAAACATGTCATTTAGTCCCTCAGCTAACCCATCATTTTCTGCAGATTTCTTGCCTGTTTTTGAGTGTCATTGGCCATAA